GGTCATGCCAATATTGAAAATGAGCGTTTGTTCCGTGTCGAGTTCCCTGAACGTCCAGGTGCACTGCTTACTTTCTTGGAGCGCTTAGGCCCTACACACAATATTACCCTGTTCCATTACCGCAATCATGGTGCAGCTGAAGGTCGCGTTCTGGTCGGACTAGAAGCAACTGATGCGAAACAGAATCCAGATGGTTTGGTCGAAACTTTGGAGAAAATCACCTATCCATATGCTGAGATCAGCGACAATATTGGATATCAGCGCTTTCTTAAATAAAATACGATAAAATAAAGCCGATGAAGATGTCGGCTTTATTTTTAATTGATGATTTTGATGTTCTCCATACTGCTGCAAACAAAATCATTACAAATAGAAAATTATTACAACTTAAAATGGATAAAAACAGATTTTTATCATTTAGTTAAGGACAGTTATGGCACAGTTTGCAGTCATTGGTTTAGGTAGTTTTGGGGCAACTGTTGCATTGGAACTCACCAAACTTAATCATGACGTCATTGGACTTGATACCCTCAAACGCAATGTCGAAAATTTGGCTGATCGGATTACCCATGCAGTAATTGCCGATGCCACCGATGAACATGTTTTGGAAGAACTGAATATCCAGAATTGTGATGCAGTTGTGGTTGCCATTGGTGAAGATATTGAAGCCAGTATTCTATGTGTTTTAAATCTAAAAAATCTTGGCGTTGAAAAAATTTTGGTCAAAGCCAAGACCAAGGCTCATCACACCATCCTTTCTCATTTAAATGTCAGTAAAATTATACATCCTGAAGAAGATATGGGCGTTCGTGTAGCGCAAGCCTTAAATTATCCAATGGTGAGTCGTTATATGGCACTGGATGATGATCACTATATTGTAAAAGTCCCTGTTAATGAAAAACTCAACCAAGTCAATTTATCAGGCATCTTAAAACAAGAACCGAATATCAAATTGTTATTACTCAAGAGAGATCAACAGATTCTCTATGAAACAGATGCCAATTTCACGCTAAAAACGGATGATGTTCTGATTCTAGAAGGCTCTCTCAGTCATCTTAGAAAATTTTCAGGATGCTTTGTATAATATGGCATTTAAAATAAACCCCCAGAAGACATTTAACCTAAGCCCACCTTCTTT
The DNA window shown above is from Acinetobacter colistiniresistens and carries:
- a CDS encoding potassium channel family protein; translated protein: MAQFAVIGLGSFGATVALELTKLNHDVIGLDTLKRNVENLADRITHAVIADATDEHVLEELNIQNCDAVVVAIGEDIEASILCVLNLKNLGVEKILVKAKTKAHHTILSHLNVSKIIHPEEDMGVRVAQALNYPMVSRYMALDDDHYIVKVPVNEKLNQVNLSGILKQEPNIKLLLLKRDQQILYETDANFTLKTDDVLILEGSLSHLRKFSGCFV